Proteins encoded in a region of the Agromyces protaetiae genome:
- a CDS encoding tryptophan 2,3-dioxygenase, translating to MSYAGYLDLPTLLSAQRPLSRPEHHDELLFIVQHQTTELWLKLVLHELETACELLRADELAPALKCIARVKHIQKTLTEQWSVLATLTPTEYAEFRGILGQASGFQSYQYRAVEFVLGNKHAGMLRTFEADATATAVLTRALEAPSLYDEVLRLLARAGHPVPPAVLERDVTQAWTFQPDLVPVFQAIYADARGNWAAYETCEELVDLEDNFQLWRFRHLKTVERIIGSKPGTGGSSGSAFLARALELTFFPELYAVRTEIGG from the coding sequence ATGAGCTACGCCGGGTACCTCGACCTGCCGACGCTGCTGTCGGCGCAGCGCCCGCTCTCGCGGCCCGAGCACCACGACGAGCTGCTGTTCATCGTCCAGCACCAGACGACCGAGCTCTGGCTGAAGCTGGTCCTGCACGAGCTCGAGACCGCGTGCGAGCTGCTCCGCGCCGATGAGCTCGCGCCCGCACTCAAGTGCATCGCCCGGGTGAAGCACATCCAGAAGACGCTCACCGAGCAGTGGTCGGTGCTCGCGACGCTCACACCCACCGAGTACGCCGAGTTCCGCGGCATCCTCGGTCAGGCGAGCGGCTTCCAGTCGTATCAGTACCGCGCGGTCGAGTTCGTGCTCGGCAACAAGCATGCGGGCATGCTGCGCACGTTCGAGGCGGATGCCACGGCCACCGCCGTGCTCACGCGAGCCCTCGAGGCGCCGAGTCTGTACGACGAGGTCCTGCGACTGCTCGCGCGAGCGGGGCATCCGGTGCCGCCCGCCGTCCTCGAGCGCGATGTGACCCAGGCGTGGACCTTCCAACCCGACCTGGTGCCCGTCTTCCAGGCGATCTATGCCGACGCGCGCGGCAACTGGGCGGCGTACGAGACGTGCGAAGAGCTCGTGGATCTGGAAGACAACTTCCAGCTCTGGCGGTTCCGGCACCTCAAGACCGTCGAACGCATCATCGGCTCGAAGCCCGGCACGGGTGGTTCGAGCGGCTCGGCCTTCCTCGCCCGCGCGCTCGAGCTCACCTTCTTCCCCGAGCTCTACGCGGTCCGCACCGAGATCGGCGGGTGA